Proteins encoded by one window of Corynebacterium amycolatum:
- a CDS encoding CYTH and CHAD domain-containing protein: MASKSGSKSKTPTAALEVESKFSATPEVVAPSFDFVPQVGSTTTEVRNLSAIYLDTADLRLTRSKHTLRRRTGGPDEGWHLKAPGNGGRLEYGVDLEEGSVNGEGRDADYVVPTELLAPVRAIVRNHPLQPIAQVDNERHVTTVFALDGTPMAEFADDHVTATSFLDGGETTTWREWEIELLGDWADHPDGKAVMAAMSKVAEVAGAVPSESPSKLATALGDSIDSAPLPPTPAKLPKGTPGRTVVDALAANVAKMVEYDPKVRRDEFDSVHQMRVATRELRSHMQTFHGIVVGDKVAELESNLKQLAGVLGVARDAEVVAMRWEELLANRESAALGEELRANLVEDVQKDYDRAHQRVIFALNSSEYLQLLDDLDEFLANPPIAANSEEAEAGEKKSKKKDDSLVDDAEAAASEDASAADSEVAAETDTAAAADAAASTTSDKAEPEKVKAPKELDTTAVLLDHLRSAFSKFRRRHNLVLDGREDADLPEADLDERYHDVRKAAKKLRYSAEAAQNADLSTEKLYAACKNLQSVLGDFQDTCTARDFVLARAKRASRAGRDAFGYGVLYQMEYYDGLKALAEYDDAVAKVFKAFRKMEKKIKKGKKA, from the coding sequence ATGGCATCTAAGTCTGGTTCTAAGTCCAAAACTCCAACTGCGGCGTTGGAGGTGGAATCTAAGTTCTCAGCTACCCCAGAGGTGGTAGCCCCATCGTTCGATTTCGTTCCACAGGTTGGCTCCACCACCACTGAGGTGCGAAATCTCTCCGCGATTTATCTGGACACGGCGGACCTGCGTCTGACCCGTTCCAAGCACACCCTGCGTCGCCGCACCGGCGGCCCCGATGAGGGTTGGCATCTGAAGGCGCCGGGCAACGGCGGTCGCCTCGAATATGGCGTTGACCTGGAAGAGGGCTCTGTTAACGGTGAAGGCCGCGACGCCGACTACGTCGTGCCCACCGAGTTGCTTGCCCCTGTCCGCGCAATTGTGCGCAATCACCCGCTGCAACCAATCGCGCAGGTAGACAATGAGCGCCACGTCACCACGGTGTTTGCCCTCGATGGCACTCCCATGGCGGAGTTCGCGGATGACCACGTCACGGCGACTTCCTTCCTCGACGGCGGAGAAACCACCACCTGGCGCGAGTGGGAGATTGAGCTTCTGGGGGATTGGGCAGATCACCCGGACGGCAAGGCTGTAATGGCAGCGATGTCCAAGGTCGCTGAGGTGGCTGGTGCCGTGCCGTCGGAAAGCCCGTCGAAGTTGGCGACGGCGTTGGGTGACTCCATCGATTCTGCTCCCCTGCCGCCGACTCCAGCGAAGCTGCCGAAGGGCACGCCGGGGCGCACCGTGGTCGATGCGCTGGCCGCTAACGTGGCCAAGATGGTCGAGTACGACCCGAAGGTACGCCGCGATGAATTTGACTCGGTGCATCAGATGCGCGTCGCCACTCGTGAGCTGCGCAGTCACATGCAGACCTTCCACGGCATTGTCGTGGGCGATAAGGTCGCTGAGCTGGAGAGCAACCTCAAGCAGCTGGCGGGTGTTCTCGGTGTGGCCCGTGACGCAGAGGTCGTTGCTATGCGCTGGGAGGAGCTGCTGGCCAATCGCGAAAGCGCCGCTTTAGGCGAGGAGCTGCGTGCGAATCTCGTCGAGGATGTCCAGAAGGACTACGACCGCGCTCATCAGCGAGTCATTTTCGCACTCAATTCCAGCGAGTACCTGCAACTTCTCGACGATCTCGATGAGTTCCTCGCCAACCCGCCAATCGCCGCAAACTCGGAAGAGGCCGAGGCTGGGGAAAAGAAGTCCAAGAAGAAGGATGATTCGCTTGTCGACGACGCGGAGGCCGCAGCCTCCGAGGATGCTTCGGCAGCTGACTCCGAGGTCGCGGCTGAGACTGATACTGCTGCTGCCGCCGATGCAGCTGCTTCCACGACCTCAGACAAGGCCGAGCCGGAGAAGGTAAAGGCACCGAAGGAACTCGACACCACTGCGGTGCTGCTCGATCACTTGCGCAGCGCGTTTTCGAAGTTCCGTCGTCGCCACAACCTGGTACTCGATGGCCGAGAGGATGCTGACCTTCCAGAGGCAGATTTGGACGAGCGCTACCACGATGTCCGCAAAGCTGCGAAGAAGCTCCGCTACAGCGCGGAAGCTGCTCAGAACGCGGACCTGTCGACCGAGAAGCTCTACGCTGCCTGCAAGAACCTGCAGTCGGTTCTCGGTGACTTCCAGGACACCTGTACTGCGCGTGACTTCGTGTTGGCTCGCGCTAAGCGTGCCTCCCGTGCGGGCAGGGACGCCTTCGGCTACGGCGTGCTTTACCAGATGGAGTACTACGACGGCCTGAAGGCCCTGGCTGAGTACGACGATGCCGTGGCAAAGGTTTTCAAGGCCTTCCGTAAGATGGAAAAGAAGATTAAGAAGGGCAAGAAGGCCTAA
- a CDS encoding HAD hydrolase-like protein, translating into MSTGHRPTVLIDVDGTIADSLPAIAHGFRLALEEIDRPLPPESFINTIPGPPMVETLASLGLSDEQVDRAFAVYMEHQHAGAWQRAEMFPGWPELLRDWRAAGVQLATATSKGEYFACKTLDNFGLLDAFDFIGAASDDGSRQTKTEVIEYTLKELGIEPDEAVRPRGSVVMVGDRIHDFEGAAQFGIPAIAVKWGYGSESEWASAAAVASSPGDLNRVVREMLYL; encoded by the coding sequence ATGTCCACTGGCCATCGCCCCACTGTCCTTATTGATGTCGACGGCACCATCGCCGATTCTCTCCCCGCAATCGCACATGGATTTCGCCTTGCATTGGAGGAAATTGACCGCCCACTTCCGCCTGAGAGCTTTATCAACACGATTCCCGGGCCGCCAATGGTGGAAACACTCGCATCTCTCGGGCTTTCCGACGAACAGGTCGACCGAGCCTTCGCTGTGTATATGGAGCATCAACACGCCGGTGCTTGGCAGCGTGCCGAGATGTTCCCCGGCTGGCCGGAGCTCCTGCGCGATTGGCGGGCAGCAGGCGTACAGCTAGCCACTGCGACTTCCAAGGGCGAGTACTTCGCCTGCAAGACCCTGGACAATTTCGGACTTCTCGACGCCTTTGACTTCATCGGCGCCGCCAGCGACGACGGCTCACGGCAGACAAAGACTGAGGTCATTGAGTACACGCTCAAGGAGTTGGGCATTGAACCCGATGAAGCAGTGCGCCCGCGTGGTTCGGTCGTAATGGTCGGCGATCGCATCCATGATTTTGAGGGCGCAGCACAGTTCGGCATCCCCGCCATCGCTGTTAAATGGGGCTACGGCTCAGAATCTGAGTGGGCATCGGCAGCGGCGGTGGCGTCGTCGCCTGGGGACCTGAATCGTGTTGTGCGGGAAATGCTGTATCTTTAA
- a CDS encoding zinc ribbon domain-containing protein, whose product MRLSPQIQVAMLEKAENQTLLDGLTARQNVLPERAELQELRKKHSRQASEAARSKLSASDIGRDIAKLESDINKLKAREKADRLSLGATEDASTRRDLEHDLRSTERRRERAEQELQQYERMQEAYQVDAEHEYDADEAHDDIVAAKQRLNDAEVDLIARISIAETRIEEADKLIDGSAAKLYRRLALANGIPVARLNGRTCGSCFMELDVGTVHEFTTLAPEEVTFCPECGAMIVRAETLGAVKGK is encoded by the coding sequence ATGAGGCTTAGTCCACAAATCCAAGTGGCGATGTTGGAAAAGGCGGAAAACCAAACTCTGTTGGATGGGCTCACCGCCCGCCAGAACGTTCTGCCCGAGCGTGCCGAGTTGCAGGAGCTGCGCAAAAAGCACAGCCGTCAGGCCAGTGAGGCAGCGCGCTCCAAGCTCAGCGCCTCCGATATTGGCCGCGATATTGCCAAGCTGGAATCGGACATCAACAAGCTGAAGGCTCGCGAAAAGGCAGACCGTCTGTCGCTCGGTGCCACAGAAGACGCATCCACGCGCCGTGACCTCGAACACGACCTGCGCTCCACCGAGCGCCGCCGCGAGCGCGCTGAACAGGAACTCCAGCAGTACGAGCGCATGCAGGAGGCCTATCAGGTCGACGCTGAGCACGAATACGACGCCGACGAGGCGCACGATGACATCGTCGCCGCCAAGCAAAGGCTTAACGACGCCGAGGTTGACCTCATTGCGCGCATTTCCATCGCTGAGACCCGAATCGAAGAGGCTGACAAACTCATTGATGGTTCGGCAGCCAAGCTTTACCGTCGTCTAGCGCTTGCTAACGGCATCCCTGTTGCACGCCTGAACGGGCGCACCTGCGGTTCCTGCTTCATGGAGCTCGATGTCGGAACCGTGCATGAATTCACCACGCTCGCGCCGGAAGAAGTGACGTTCTGTCCTGAATGTGGCGCGATGATCGTGCGTGCGGAAACGCTGGGAGCAGTGAAAGGCAAGTAA
- the panB gene encoding 3-methyl-2-oxobutanoate hydroxymethyltransferase: MSGKKIRLNNLAEWKAESRPWAMLTCYDYSTARAFSAAGVELLLVGDSAANVVYGYDTTTEITLEEMIPLARGVVRGAGNALVVADLPFGTYEASDEQAVLSAAKMMRETGAHMIKIEGGVRIAPRIRALVNAGIPVMAHIGFTPQSVNALSGFKVQGRGAGAEQLRADAHAVADAGASAVVLEMVPADLATEITRDLSIPTCGIGAGNQCDGQVLVWQDAFAVPADGRRPSFSSVFEEVGEMLTKGAKQYVDQVHSREFPTEAQNFSG, from the coding sequence ATGAGCGGAAAAAAGATTCGTCTGAATAATCTGGCCGAATGGAAGGCTGAGTCTCGCCCCTGGGCAATGCTGACTTGCTACGACTACTCCACCGCGCGCGCTTTTTCCGCCGCCGGTGTCGAGCTGCTACTGGTCGGCGACTCTGCAGCAAACGTCGTCTACGGCTACGACACCACCACCGAGATCACGCTGGAAGAAATGATTCCGCTTGCTCGCGGTGTCGTCCGAGGCGCTGGCAACGCACTTGTGGTTGCCGATTTACCCTTCGGCACTTACGAGGCCTCCGATGAGCAGGCCGTGCTGTCCGCCGCGAAGATGATGCGCGAAACCGGCGCACACATGATCAAGATCGAAGGTGGCGTGCGCATCGCTCCGCGCATCCGTGCGCTGGTCAACGCCGGCATTCCGGTTATGGCACACATCGGTTTCACTCCGCAGTCCGTCAACGCGCTGTCCGGCTTCAAGGTACAGGGACGCGGTGCGGGGGCGGAACAGCTGCGTGCCGACGCCCACGCGGTAGCCGATGCTGGTGCCTCGGCCGTGGTCCTGGAAATGGTGCCTGCAGATTTGGCCACTGAGATTACCCGTGATCTATCCATCCCAACCTGTGGCATTGGCGCTGGTAACCAGTGCGATGGCCAGGTTCTCGTCTGGCAAGATGCCTTTGCAGTTCCGGCCGATGGCCGCAGGCCGTCGTTTAGTTCGGTGTTCGAAGAGGTCGGCGAGATGCTGACCAAGGGAGCTAAGCAGTATGTCGACCAGGTGCACTCCCGCGAGTTCCCAACTGAGGCACAGAACTTCTCGGGTTAA
- a CDS encoding SPOR domain-containing protein, producing MSDNSSKWYYQPSTGTVFQGKKTGWDDRMGPYDSEEEARAAMEKVAERNKAADDWDEEDDDWGVAEK from the coding sequence GTGAGCGACAACAGCAGTAAGTGGTACTACCAGCCATCGACAGGCACGGTGTTTCAGGGGAAGAAAACCGGTTGGGACGACCGAATGGGCCCTTATGATTCCGAAGAGGAAGCCCGCGCTGCCATGGAAAAAGTCGCCGAGCGCAACAAGGCGGCCGACGACTGGGATGAAGAAGATGATGACTGGGGCGTAGCTGAGAAATAA
- a CDS encoding Nif3-like dinuclear metal center hexameric protein: MTDSAQTRAEGNNSVVTVADVRTAMDAAYPPALAESWDKVGLICGDPQDEVRRIALALDCTDEVADRAIASGAQMLVVHHPLLLRGVNSVAADTPKGRIIHKLIRAGVALFAAHTNADSARPGVNDQLATMLGVEPGAPLAPQPAPGLDTWTVKVPADHVDKVAQAMFEAGAGTIGDYDSCAFRINGRGQFRPLSGANPFIGAEGQVEYVEEVRLEMVAPRSMRAAIVKALVAVHPYEEPAFDIVDNQATGLDPQQAVGIGRVGTLDTPMPFKDFVARVAERLPATAWGVRGAGDPERMIRTVAVASGSGDSFLDTVAKMGVDAFVTSDLRHHPVDETLRTADFCVVDTAHWASEFPWCYQAADMLAERLGVATEVLEVRTDPWTVAESSTQARK; encoded by the coding sequence ATGACGGACTCTGCGCAGACCCGTGCCGAGGGCAATAACTCGGTGGTGACCGTTGCCGACGTGCGTACGGCGATGGACGCGGCCTACCCGCCGGCACTGGCGGAGAGCTGGGATAAAGTTGGCCTGATTTGCGGTGACCCGCAGGATGAGGTGCGTCGCATCGCGTTGGCGCTGGACTGCACTGACGAGGTCGCAGATCGCGCGATTGCCTCCGGTGCTCAGATGCTCGTTGTGCACCATCCGCTGCTTCTGCGCGGTGTGAATTCCGTGGCGGCGGATACACCGAAGGGTCGGATTATTCATAAGCTGATTCGGGCAGGTGTAGCTCTCTTTGCAGCGCACACTAACGCTGACAGCGCACGACCGGGTGTCAATGACCAGTTGGCCACGATGCTCGGAGTCGAACCGGGTGCGCCGCTAGCTCCGCAGCCGGCTCCCGGCTTGGATACCTGGACGGTGAAGGTTCCGGCAGATCACGTCGATAAGGTCGCGCAAGCCATGTTTGAGGCGGGCGCGGGCACTATCGGCGACTACGACAGCTGTGCGTTTCGCATTAACGGCCGCGGCCAGTTCCGCCCGCTGAGCGGGGCAAATCCCTTCATCGGCGCCGAGGGGCAGGTCGAGTATGTCGAGGAAGTGCGCCTGGAGATGGTCGCACCACGGTCCATGCGCGCGGCGATTGTTAAGGCTCTCGTTGCAGTGCATCCGTATGAGGAACCGGCATTCGACATCGTGGACAATCAGGCCACCGGTCTGGACCCGCAGCAGGCTGTGGGCATTGGGCGAGTGGGCACGCTAGATACGCCGATGCCATTTAAGGACTTCGTTGCGCGTGTGGCTGAGCGTCTGCCTGCAACGGCATGGGGCGTGCGCGGCGCAGGCGATCCGGAGCGGATGATTCGTACGGTTGCCGTTGCATCTGGTTCGGGCGACTCTTTCCTGGACACTGTGGCGAAGATGGGCGTCGATGCTTTTGTTACCTCGGACCTGCGGCATCATCCTGTAGATGAGACGCTGCGGACCGCGGACTTCTGCGTCGTGGATACGGCCCACTGGGCCAGCGAGTTCCCCTGGTGCTACCAGGCCGCAGACATGCTGGCCGAGAGGCTCGGGGTCGCGACCGAGGTCCTTGAGGTGCGCACCGATCCCTGGACAGTGGCAGAATCGTCGACACAGGCAAGGAAGTGA
- a CDS encoding GtrA family protein, translating into MVGTQTAKSSPSRRFSTVSRQFIKFGLVGGTGVVVNLIVVIIARKLGLSLGTNEHDVFLNLFGTRWNIRYSHVYATLAFVVANIWNFQLNRSWTFRTDNRPNWFRQFFPFLFAGISALIVNLVVITLLTNPTSPLALPTDIFDDSTGFRNRLYWANLIGVILGTPANFILNKIWAFRNRGNANKTKEKVVLKP; encoded by the coding sequence GTGGTGGGCACGCAAACAGCGAAATCTTCGCCTTCACGTCGCTTCAGCACAGTCTCGCGCCAGTTCATCAAGTTCGGTCTGGTCGGCGGCACAGGTGTGGTTGTCAACCTGATTGTCGTGATCATTGCCCGCAAGTTGGGTCTCAGTCTGGGCACCAATGAACACGACGTGTTTTTGAACCTGTTCGGAACACGGTGGAATATCCGTTACTCCCACGTCTATGCAACTCTGGCGTTTGTCGTGGCTAATATTTGGAACTTCCAGCTCAACCGGTCCTGGACTTTCCGAACTGACAATCGCCCGAACTGGTTTAGACAGTTCTTCCCGTTTTTATTTGCAGGTATCTCAGCACTGATTGTGAACCTGGTTGTCATTACGCTGCTGACTAACCCCACCTCGCCGCTGGCACTGCCAACGGACATTTTCGACGACTCCACCGGTTTTAGGAACCGCCTCTACTGGGCAAACCTCATCGGTGTCATCTTGGGCACGCCCGCTAACTTCATCTTGAATAAGATTTGGGCGTTCCGAAACCGAGGCAATGCCAATAAAACAAAAGAAAAGGTTGTTTTGAAACCTTAA
- a CDS encoding glutamine synthetase family protein, whose amino-acid sequence MNSQQEFVLRAIEEQDIRYIRLWFTDILGYLKSVAVAPAELEGSFEEGIGFDGSAVEGFSRVSEADTIAQPDPSTFQVMPRLHKEDTITSARMFCDIVMPDGQPSWADPRQVLRRQIKALADEGFHAFIHPEIEFFLVESLATDGKPPVPTDNGGYFDQAVYDRAPRFRQEAITVLEDMGIPVEFSHHENAPGQQEIDLRYADPLTMADNVMSFRYIIKQIAMKNGVQATFMPKPFQDLPGNGMHTHISLFEGDTNAFHDPDDENQLSDTAKGFIAGILTHASEISAVTNQWVNSYKRTVFGDEAPTSATWGMANRSALVRVPMYSPGKAHSRRVEIRSLDSACNPYLAYSVILAAGLKGIKEGYQLPEQAEDNISELTKRERRAMGYRDLPTSLEVALQEMERSDLVADALGDHVYEFFLLNKWREWREFQRQVTQWELRTTLDY is encoded by the coding sequence ATGAACAGTCAGCAGGAATTCGTCCTCCGCGCAATCGAAGAGCAAGATATCCGCTATATCCGCCTCTGGTTTACTGATATTTTGGGGTATCTGAAGTCCGTTGCCGTCGCTCCGGCTGAGCTTGAGGGGTCCTTCGAAGAGGGCATCGGTTTCGATGGCTCCGCGGTAGAGGGCTTTTCCCGCGTCTCCGAGGCTGACACCATTGCGCAACCGGATCCTTCGACGTTCCAGGTCATGCCACGCCTGCACAAAGAAGACACAATCACGTCCGCGCGCATGTTCTGCGACATTGTCATGCCCGATGGTCAGCCGTCGTGGGCAGATCCACGCCAGGTGCTGCGCCGCCAAATTAAGGCGCTTGCCGACGAGGGCTTCCACGCGTTCATCCACCCGGAGATTGAGTTTTTCCTAGTAGAGAGCCTGGCTACTGACGGAAAGCCGCCGGTGCCAACGGACAATGGCGGTTACTTTGACCAGGCGGTCTACGACCGCGCTCCCCGCTTTCGCCAAGAAGCGATCACGGTGTTGGAAGACATGGGAATCCCCGTGGAGTTCTCCCATCACGAAAACGCGCCGGGCCAGCAGGAAATCGATCTGCGCTACGCCGATCCGCTGACTATGGCGGATAACGTGATGTCTTTCCGCTACATCATTAAGCAGATTGCAATGAAAAATGGTGTGCAGGCGACATTCATGCCGAAACCTTTTCAGGACTTGCCGGGCAATGGCATGCACACGCATATTTCCCTCTTCGAAGGGGACACAAATGCATTCCACGATCCGGATGATGAAAATCAGCTCTCCGACACCGCAAAGGGCTTCATTGCTGGCATTCTGACTCATGCCAGCGAAATCTCCGCTGTGACCAATCAGTGGGTCAACTCCTACAAGCGCACGGTCTTTGGTGATGAAGCTCCGACGTCTGCGACCTGGGGCATGGCCAACCGCTCGGCTCTTGTGCGTGTTCCCATGTACTCGCCGGGCAAGGCGCACTCGCGCCGGGTGGAAATTCGTTCCCTGGACTCCGCATGTAACCCATATCTTGCGTACTCGGTAATTTTGGCCGCCGGTTTGAAGGGAATTAAGGAGGGCTACCAGCTGCCGGAGCAGGCAGAGGACAACATCTCGGAGCTGACCAAGCGGGAACGCCGTGCGATGGGCTACCGCGATTTGCCGACGTCCCTGGAGGTGGCGCTGCAGGAGATGGAACGCTCCGATTTGGTGGCCGATGCTCTCGGTGACCATGTCTACGAGTTCTTCCTACTCAATAAGTGGCGCGAGTGGCGCGAGTTCCAGCGTCAGGTGACGCAGTGGGAGCTGCGCACAACCCTGGATTACTAA
- the cobC gene encoding Rv2231c family pyridoxal phosphate-dependent protein CobC codes for MLDDPLRYHGDQAAHGADLDFAVNVHGTTPQWLQHSLATSLGELAAYPSAQLDADVRAAIAANHNRSADEVLLLHGVAEGFSLLPHLGLPATIVQPQFTEPEAAFLAAGVEVDSLVLPSPYTLMPTLADVHENASFPHSQQLEGRMVIIGNPTNPTGVAHSANDLRGLASRCGILVVDEAFMDVADGEIIRRCSLADCRPGEANRIPDNVIVFRSMTKTWAIAGLRCGYALGHPELLAQLARRRPHWPLGTLQLTAMAEIARREEELLSEIRAEIRQQRESMTQLLVAAGWQVLDSEAPFVLARPGGDRSSHDGQGAAEVDVVKHERLRQRLAARGVAVRRCDTFAGLDGSWWRLAVRDDASVRRLVAEVADLLSQN; via the coding sequence ATGTTAGACGACCCGCTGCGCTATCATGGCGACCAGGCCGCCCATGGCGCTGACCTGGACTTTGCCGTCAATGTCCACGGCACCACACCGCAGTGGCTACAGCACTCGCTGGCCACGTCCCTCGGAGAACTTGCCGCGTATCCGTCGGCGCAGCTCGATGCCGACGTCCGCGCCGCCATCGCCGCCAACCACAATCGCAGCGCCGACGAGGTACTGCTTCTCCACGGCGTCGCCGAGGGCTTCTCGCTCTTGCCTCACTTGGGCTTGCCCGCCACAATCGTCCAGCCGCAGTTCACCGAACCCGAAGCCGCCTTCCTCGCCGCAGGAGTCGAGGTGGATTCGCTGGTACTGCCGTCGCCGTACACGCTCATGCCTACGCTTGCCGACGTCCACGAGAACGCATCCTTCCCGCATTCCCAGCAGCTTGAAGGCCGGATGGTCATCATCGGCAATCCGACCAACCCCACCGGCGTTGCTCATTCAGCGAATGACCTGCGGGGGCTCGCCAGCCGTTGTGGAATCCTGGTCGTGGATGAGGCGTTTATGGACGTCGCCGATGGCGAGATTATTCGGCGGTGCTCGCTAGCCGATTGCAGGCCGGGGGAAGCGAACAGAATCCCCGATAATGTCATCGTTTTCCGCAGTATGACTAAGACCTGGGCAATCGCAGGTCTGCGCTGCGGTTACGCACTCGGTCACCCGGAGCTCCTGGCACAGCTGGCGCGACGGCGTCCGCACTGGCCGCTGGGCACGTTGCAACTTACCGCTATGGCGGAAATCGCGCGTCGTGAGGAAGAGCTGCTATCAGAAATTCGTGCCGAGATTCGTCAGCAGCGCGAGTCTATGACCCAGCTGCTAGTGGCCGCCGGCTGGCAAGTGTTGGATTCCGAGGCTCCCTTTGTCCTGGCGCGTCCGGGAGGTGACCGGAGTTCTCACGATGGGCAGGGTGCTGCGGAGGTTGACGTCGTCAAGCATGAGCGTCTGAGACAGCGGCTCGCTGCGCGCGGAGTAGCCGTGCGGCGTTGCGACACCTTTGCCGGCCTGGACGGTTCGTGGTGGCGGCTGGCCGTGCGGGATGACGCGAGTGTGCGGCGGCTTGTTGCGGAAGTAGCGGATTTGCTGTCGCAGAACTGA
- a CDS encoding low molecular weight protein-tyrosine-phosphatase — protein MNSSHRTESVYVVFVCSGNICRSPMAEIIVRDAVEANALADDVLLASCGIGGWHVGEPADERAQAELENAGYDPNHTAAQLGDEHMDATLFIAMDESHINGLLRAGVPKEKIRLLRSFDPASPKGAVVADPYYGGPEGFVRTRNEIEAATPGIIAWLRETLALASER, from the coding sequence ATGAACTCGTCGCATCGTACTGAGTCCGTGTACGTCGTGTTTGTCTGCTCCGGAAATATCTGCCGCTCCCCCATGGCTGAAATCATCGTCCGTGACGCAGTTGAAGCCAATGCGCTTGCCGACGATGTCCTGCTCGCCTCCTGCGGAATCGGCGGCTGGCATGTCGGCGAACCCGCCGACGAGCGGGCGCAAGCCGAGCTGGAAAATGCCGGCTACGACCCAAATCACACCGCCGCACAGCTAGGCGATGAGCACATGGATGCAACGCTTTTCATCGCCATGGATGAATCGCACATCAATGGTCTACTCCGCGCTGGCGTGCCAAAAGAAAAGATTCGCCTGCTGCGTTCCTTCGACCCGGCGTCCCCGAAGGGTGCCGTCGTGGCCGATCCCTACTACGGTGGCCCGGAGGGGTTCGTCCGCACTCGAAACGAAATTGAGGCCGCGACGCCGGGCATCATCGCATGGTTGCGTGAGACTCTGGCGCTGGCCTCTGAACGTTAA
- a CDS encoding SURF1 family protein — MNVFKNVRQFLTPGWVLTAIVAIAFSYLAFTVLAPWQLGKNTATQHRNQQLEHSFELNPVDVNELMPKGKGFVEGNEWRRVTATGSFLPDTRVLLRNRPVNGAPAVQVLDVFVANNGENYLVNRGFVRPTDSSTPNVEPAPKGTLTISAFIRRNEVPAETAPIPGTPPQVYGINTKEVSELVGTELNPDWLQLSDKSDAVIEAIPLPTLESGPYLSYGIQWIFFGALVPLAVVWFIRAEIVERKRDRAEQEEMAKNLRDAEAAEPVDYADDTEDAAPESDDDATPTSPPAKPEEDRAAELHRQRMAQRYGNTGHRAAGYRDNRYDERF; from the coding sequence ATGAATGTGTTTAAGAATGTGCGCCAGTTTCTGACCCCTGGATGGGTTCTCACTGCGATTGTCGCCATTGCGTTTTCCTATCTCGCATTTACTGTTCTGGCTCCGTGGCAGTTGGGTAAGAACACCGCGACGCAGCATCGCAATCAGCAGCTTGAGCACTCATTCGAGCTCAACCCCGTAGATGTCAACGAGCTAATGCCCAAGGGCAAAGGCTTCGTCGAGGGCAACGAATGGCGTCGCGTTACCGCCACCGGGTCCTTCCTGCCGGATACCCGCGTACTATTGCGTAACCGCCCAGTAAATGGCGCACCCGCTGTCCAGGTACTCGATGTCTTCGTCGCTAACAATGGCGAAAACTACCTGGTCAACCGTGGCTTTGTGCGTCCTACAGACTCCAGCACCCCCAATGTTGAGCCAGCCCCGAAGGGCACCTTGACTATCTCGGCCTTTATCCGCCGAAACGAGGTTCCCGCCGAGACCGCCCCAATCCCCGGCACCCCGCCGCAGGTCTACGGAATCAATACCAAGGAAGTGTCCGAGCTCGTCGGCACCGAACTCAACCCCGATTGGCTTCAGCTCTCGGACAAATCCGATGCCGTCATCGAGGCCATTCCGCTGCCCACCCTGGAGTCCGGCCCCTACCTCTCCTACGGCATCCAGTGGATCTTCTTCGGCGCTCTCGTGCCGCTGGCTGTCGTCTGGTTCATTCGCGCCGAGATTGTCGAACGCAAACGCGACCGCGCGGAGCAGGAGGAGATGGCCAAGAATCTCCGCGATGCCGAAGCCGCAGAACCAGTCGATTACGCTGATGACACCGAGGACGCGGCACCCGAATCGGACGACGACGCCACTCCCACCTCTCCGCCGGCTAAGCCCGAAGAGGATCGCGCCGCTGAGCTGCACCGTCAGCGCATGGCGCAGCGCTACGGCAACACTGGCCACCGCGCCGCAGGTTATCGCGATAACCGATACGACGAGCGTTTCTAA